One part of the Lapillicoccus jejuensis genome encodes these proteins:
- a CDS encoding DUF4331 domain-containing protein: MSSHREAPEISKDPVADNTDTYAFVSPDDPSTVTLIANFIPLQAPWGGPNFFEFGDDVTYKIHICHSGDGVPDVSYQFNFTTTIRNPKTFLYNTGPINNITDTTWNRPQTYTVRRTTRNGGNSELIGRNLTVPPVNVGRRSTPNYPRLGRQGVHDVKGGRTVFAGQRSDAFHVDLGSIFDLGTLRPFQAAHLIPSAAAAGVNGVQGFNVHTIAIKVPISDLTADGSVPTDVMDPKATIGVWATALRRKSRVWDAGTNQWVGAGSWIQVSRLANPLFNEVIVPMAEKDRWNYQGPNNDSQFAQYVTKPELAGLLPVLYPGVFPNLAAYTKPRADLAAILLTGIPEGVVPGFQNYTGPVQADMLRLNVAVKPTAKPNPLGLIGGDPAGFPNGRRIEDDVVTIELRAVAGLTIPLVDPTFTPDGAASKVTDGTTDTNLRTLSSFPYLGNPASGSESMPGTPAA, from the coding sequence ATGAGCTCGCACCGCGAAGCCCCGGAGATCTCCAAGGATCCCGTCGCCGACAACACCGACACCTACGCGTTCGTCAGCCCCGACGACCCGTCGACCGTGACGCTCATCGCCAACTTCATCCCGCTCCAGGCACCGTGGGGTGGGCCGAACTTCTTCGAGTTCGGTGACGACGTCACCTACAAGATCCACATCTGCCACAGCGGGGACGGGGTGCCGGACGTCTCCTACCAGTTCAACTTCACGACGACGATCCGCAACCCCAAGACCTTCCTCTACAACACCGGTCCGATCAACAACATCACGGACACGACCTGGAACCGTCCGCAGACCTACACGGTCCGGCGCACCACGCGCAACGGCGGCAACAGCGAGCTGATCGGGCGCAACCTCACCGTCCCCCCGGTCAACGTCGGCCGGCGCAGCACGCCCAACTACCCCCGTCTCGGGCGACAGGGCGTCCACGACGTCAAGGGCGGCCGGACGGTCTTCGCCGGCCAGCGCTCCGACGCCTTCCACGTCGACCTGGGCTCGATCTTCGACCTCGGCACGCTGCGCCCGTTCCAGGCCGCGCACCTCATCCCGTCGGCGGCCGCCGCCGGCGTCAACGGGGTGCAGGGCTTCAACGTGCACACCATCGCCATCAAGGTGCCGATCTCGGACCTCACGGCGGACGGCTCGGTGCCGACCGACGTCATGGACCCGAAGGCCACCATCGGCGTGTGGGCGACCGCGCTGCGCCGCAAGTCGCGGGTCTGGGACGCGGGCACGAACCAGTGGGTGGGCGCCGGCTCGTGGATCCAGGTCTCGCGCCTGGCCAACCCGCTGTTCAACGAGGTCATCGTGCCGATGGCGGAGAAGGACCGCTGGAACTACCAGGGCCCCAACAACGACAGCCAGTTCGCGCAGTACGTCACCAAGCCCGAGCTGGCGGGGCTGCTGCCGGTGCTGTACCCGGGGGTCTTCCCGAACCTCGCGGCCTACACCAAGCCGCGGGCCGACCTGGCCGCCATCCTGCTCACCGGCATCCCGGAGGGCGTCGTCCCCGGCTTCCAGAACTACACCGGGCCCGTGCAGGCCGACATGCTGCGGCTCAACGTCGCGGTCAAGCCGACCGCCAAGCCCAACCCGCTCGGGCTCATCGGCGGCGACCCGGCCGGCTTCCCCAACGGGCGCCGGATCGAGGACGACGTCGTCACGATCGAGCTGCGCGCGGTGGCCGGTCTGACCATCCCGCTCGTCGACCCGACCTTCACCCCCGACGGGGCGGCGTCCAAGGTCACCGACGGCACGACCGACACGAACCTGCGCACGCTGTCCTCGTTCCCCTACCTGGGGAACCCGGCCAGCGGCTCGGAGTCCATGCCGGGCACGCCGGCGGCGTGA